The genomic window CATTCCCCAGTGTCTCTTCCAAAGGATCTCAGGCGCCATCAGGGAAAATCTGAAGGGTGCCatacctctctctttccctgataTCCTCACATTTCGAGGTAtagagcccctcccccccacctcaggTAACAGCCAGGAGCTTTCTGCTGCTGTTCCCTACATTTTCTAGGAAATGAAGTCACACTTCCTGGAGTTGCCATCTTAGAGCCCCACTGACAGCGTGGTCAGGTTCACCAAGCCTCCATGATTATTCCATGATTACTCCCCTCTACAGGTCAGGGCAGGCCACAGTGGGAGCCAACCAAACCCCAGGACCTTCCATAGCAGAAAGAGggttttttatttcacttaaaaattcatGTTTACAAGCTATGGCTTGGATTAAACACCCTAACCAGCCTGttgaatcaataaaaaaaaaaccctccaaaacaAAGCACTTCACTCCCCTAAATCAAGTTCCTCAGCTCCTGCTGGGACCTCAAGCACCCTCAgatttggtggtggtgatgggggcTGTTTCATGCTCATCCTCCCCTGAGTAGAGGGCCAGAGAAGGGTTTGGCTCAATAATATGCCATCTCCAAGCATACAAACACAAGCACACACTTGAATGAACACAttcacacgcgcacgcacacacacacacccctgatcACTTTTTTGAGGGTGGGTAGGGTGGTGGTGTTGGGGCAGAGAAGAGCAAAGAATATGATTAAGAATAAAACCTATGATAGATTTCTTCCTCAGTCCTTTCTCtgcagcacccccctcccccaattcttTGTTGGGTAGGGATGGCCATTAAGAAGGAAACGAAGATCTTATTCTTTGGGACCGAAGGCCACACCCCTATCTCCTCTCCCTGAATACAGTGATAGGACTTGGGCAGGGAGAGCAGCTCACACTGCTCAACCGTCATGTCAGGGGACACCAAACTCCTCTGTTTCTTGAACAGTTGTTGCTGAACTTGGGACTAGTTTCGGGTTGTTCCAAGAGGGAACAAGGAGAGAGAGCCCCCTTTGATATCCATGACTACCTGCTGAACACCTCTGTCTGGCTCAGGAGTCAACGGCAGCGAGGTAGCCACACACTATCTCCAAGATCGAGTGCCCAAAGAGGGCATGGAAGGGCTCTGTGGGCCGCTCTCACCCAAGTTCCCTCCACAAGGCACTTGAGCTGACCCCAACAGGTACCAGGGTGGCCTGGACCAATGCAACAGCTGTGGGCACAGCTCTTGCTCTTCCCTGGAGGAAGAAAGAGGTACCTGCCTACTCTAGTTGGACCCAGCCCTTATTTGCTCCTCCCGCcattcttccttctgtccttacAGTGTATAAGGAGACCAAGGTAAACTCAGCTGCCATCCCTGATCCTACTCTCCTTCAAACAGAAGGTGAGATGCAGGGCTGTGGAACACTGAGGATCAACTGCAACTAAAAACTCAATTTTGGGGAGGGCTGGACCAGCCATAGTCCCTGCTTTGACCAGGGCTCTATGCCTCCATGTTACCTGTATCCACAGTGTAGCTGCTAAAATTGCTTTTggataaacaaaaacaagaacagaacaagcaaacaaatccCTCTCCCCAAACCTTTCCATTTCAGCTGCCAGCTGGAGTCCAAGGTTGTGGGAGCCACACCAGTCTTGGTCCTGTACCTTCAGTCCCCACCTATAACCTCAGCCAAGGGTCCAGGGACTAGCTTCCCTACCCAGGAATGCTGTAGGAACTTCCCCGAGATACTCATAGTCTCAGATTATTTACAGAGCTGAAGCTCTGAGGCCGCTGTCCCCTGATGCACTCTTCTGGTCTCCTGGGTCAACTCCTCCAGGAGGGGGACAGGTACAGACGGGATGGTGGTGGGACCATCAGACCAGAGGGGGTGCGCTCTTCGGTAAATTCTTCTGATCACTCCCACCACCCAGGGCCCCTTGCGCCTATAGAGAAAACTGCCCGTCGGAAGTCTTGGACTGGCACCCTTGGCACATCCGTTTGTGTCTGAGTAATCGATCTGTCCGAGAAAAAcactgagaagaaaggaaggattaaGTGTTGAGAGAACCTCAGCTACCTTTGGCTAGCTCTGCCGTCCCTACGTGGGAGGCAGGCATTCGGTTCCACATGCCCTCAGCAAGTACACAGACAGCAGGAGCTcacagtggttaagagcacaggctcTGAAGTTGGGAGTCCTGGCTCTAGCACTCAGCAGCTGTGCAACCTTAGACATGGTATCTAACAGCACTCAATCTGGACACTCATCTGTAATGGGGCTAAAGTACCTACTCACAGAAGGGCTGTGTCATTCATCCaatatttattgtctgtctcaaGGCAGGTACAGTTCTTGGGGCTGAGGATAGAATGGTGAACCAGAGGGGCAAAATCTCTGCCTCATGGAGCTTCCATCCTAGTGTTTTGAGATTCAGTGTAAGAGGGTGGAGCAAACATTCTTATCAGATCAGACAAGGACCCCCGCCCCCGGGGCAGAGATGGTCTTTCTTCCAGGTGCACCAGCTCTGAGTTTGACTGAATCCTGCCTCTACCCTCAATCTGCTGTGACTTTAGGAAACTTAACCTCTTTGAATCTCAATTTCTCCATATGTGAAATGATGAGAACACAGGTCTTTATAGAATTAACATGAGGATTAAAAAGATAATCTATGTTAAACAGGCTCTCACAGTACCCTGCACagaaataagtatatgaaaaatgctattattAATACAATTATTTTCATGGCCCCTCCCCATAGACAGCTGCATAAGGCCAGAGAGGTACACCTCACCTGGACATACTAACTCTATCATGGCCAGGAATTCAATGTGGCCCCTTGTTAGGAAAGTGACGGGGGCGGGCCCTGCTTCTTGGTGAAGGAGAAGTTTGTTGTGCGGGGTGGGCGGAGGACACATGAGCTTACCTGATGACACCGTTCACACTGGTAGGGCTTTTCACCACTGTGTACACGCTTGTGACGCTCCAGGTGGTACTTCTGGATGAAGCGCATATCACATATATCACACTCAAATGGCTTTTCACCTGGCCCACGTGGAGAGAGAAGTTGATTATCAGGAGGTTCACAAGGTAGGGACTTCATTCGTATTTtcccagaaatttttaatttttagccatGTACAGATACCTAATGAGGAAGGGTGCCCAAAGCTGTTGATCTCACTGACACTAGATACAGAGCCACAAAATTTCTCTAGCTAACTCActtatcttctttttctacttctaaTAGTTGGCCTCTAAACAAACCCAACAAGagctacacacacagacacacacacacacaaaactacagACTACTGAATATGAGCAAAAGACTTACCAGTATGAATAAGAATGTGCCTCTTGAGGTGGTAACTGCTCCTAAAGGCTCCAAAGCAGTGTTCGCAAATAAAATTTTTGGGAATCTTTACTTGAAAAGAACCATTTTGTTCCACTACCACCACCTAGGGGCAACAATCAGGCATGTCATAAGGCTCTCTCTCAGTCTCCTTTTTGTCCTCATCCTACCCTAGGTCAATTTCCAGTTGCTGGACAAAGTAATTTTTCTGATGCTGTCATCTCCCTCATTCCCTAGATTTAAGAgaccctctgaggaaggaggtggATATGGGTAAGCTGTATGCCCCATCAAACCCAACACCTCTGAATGCGACCTGAGGGAAGTCTACCTGCCCACAGGATCCCATGCCCTCCCTGGCCCTCCTTCCTTTACCAAGGATGTTCCGGAGAGGGCAGAAATCAAAGACCAAAATGGTCTATGGAAGAAATCCGAGTGATACATTCACTGGCTACGAGTGACCAAAACATCTAGGGAAAACTCCAGGTTGAAtcacagatgaaaagaaaagaaggattatCCTATTACCAAATGATACCAGTTCGGGGATTACCCCATTACCTGCCTTTTTAACAGTCTTCTTTGAATGAGAGGCCTCAGCCAAGCTGTCATCATCTTTGCGACTCCGGGACTTATCACTGTCTTTTCGGTGgcccttttaaaataaatcaaagctaAACTCACAGTCTATCTCCCTACACAAGACAGGAAACCAAATGCTGTGCTTGCAGACAGCTTCTAAATAACAGTAACCACCTGCCCCAAAGGTTTAGAGAAGGTACTCATCCATTTCCTAAGTACTATGGTGTTAAGGGGTTATAGGTAAAGAAAAGCCCTTCCTTAGCTCTCTAAAATACCCACATTCACTCATTCCCCGGCTGGATCCCTTTTCCCCACTTCCCTAAATAGATGCACTGAGGAATTAAAGCTTGACATCTCCTGGCAGAGAGCTTGGGCCACCCGACCCCCAGGTGCCACAATGGACTCAAACGCTGTACCTGACTTGAGCACCTCAGCACATCAGGGCTACCTGCCCGCTCTCCATTCTCGGCCTGCTTGCTGGCAATCTGGCTCAGCATCATCTTCTTGCTGGCTGCAGTGGGAACCAAACTCACACCTGCTAGGCCTTCACAAGCCAGGAGACTTGCCTAAGTTGAAAGGAGATGAGGTGTCAGGTCACCTGGCAGGCAGGGCAGGACAAAAACAGGCTGCCATCTTCTGTACAACTACCTTTCACACCCAGCCACAAACTGCTTCTCTAGGGAGTGTCCCTCTCTACTTTGAGAAACTCTGTTTCCTTCAAGAGTACTCCCTAACTCACCTCACCAAGAACAATTTACTTGTTGTTATTCAGCATTTAAATACCAATCAAGTGAATAACCAAGTATTACTGACACTTTTGTCATTAGCAGTGTGCTAGGACATGTTACCAACTTGACCTTGTGAATGGGCATGAGGGTCTGCCCTGCTGATCCACTGAAATGGGAGATTTCTAGCagactttcctcctcttcctctctcaacaGAAGCTTCAGAGCTCACTATGATTGGCAGATATCACTGGTGCCAAATACATATTATTTCAGGTCCCACAAACATGCTTATCAGCAAACTAGGTTATTTCTCCCTTCAGATTTTAAATTCCCGAGGTGTTGTCAATTTTAACAGGTCTAAAAATTAAATCACTTGGAAGAATTTTAGGGTTGAGTATCGCTTTCTCTTGACCTCCAAGGCCATTTATTTATGTGCAAATCCATATGTTTTCACATTCTCTACTCTATGTGTAGTTTAAAAACTGCTCAAACAAGGAATgattaaaatttcctcttttcctgGTTATATTCTTCAAACTAACTTTGTTTGGCTAGCACTAGAGGAtatttttttactgaaaaaacattaagaaacacTTCAAAGAAATAGTCCATCAGCAAACTTCCAcaagtcatttatttaaaaaattccttttaaaaattatctcggggtgcctgggaggctcagtgggtaaagcctctgcctttggctcgggtcatggtcccagggtcctgggatcgagccccacatcgggctgtctgctcggcagggagtttgcttcctcctctcactctctctgcctacttgtgatctgtcaaataaataaataaataaataaataaataaaatctttaaaaatactctctttaaaaaaagttcctTTTAGTATAACCTGCgaccccttctttcctttctccttcaagGACTTTGGACATTGAAAGGTTTAGAGGTGGAAAGTTCAGATCTGCTGTTTGCACTGCATAATCGTGGCCAAGTTACTCCACCttttcaggcctcagtttccttaaatgCAAAATGTTTACGAAGAGTATCTACTCTCACAGGGCTGACAAGAATAAAACTAAGATACAAATACATAGTGGTACCCAATACAAAGTTAGTGATTAGTGAAAGGCAGTTTCTCAGAACAAGAGTGAACATGATGCTGTGAAGGGGGTTggaaacaaaggaagaagaaaccaaAGGGCTCCTAATCTGCATGGAAAGGAGGAAGCTATGCCTGCAGCTGGAAGAAAGCCAATTATACTATAATCAAACTGCCCTCCTGGTGAGACTGGTAAGGAAGGTCCCTGGAAGAAAGCTGGGAGAAGCTTCAGGGATGCCTGCACATAGCTTTGCTATCCACACTTAGAGCAATATAACAGATCATCCTGTCTCTCCAATCCAATCCTGTCCCCTCACAATGACAACTACCTTCTAAATACACTGATCTGACACCACTCTGCTACTTAACATTCTTCTGAGAGCTCCCATTCCCTACAGAATAAAGTCTGATTCCTTAGCGAGGCATAAAAGGCCCTTGGGTTATACTCTTACATCCTTAAGAAACAACTCCCTTACTCTAACTCTTCCCTCTATCATTACCTACCCTGTCCCCCTAACCCATTTAAGTCCTTTCCTCCTTAACTAGCAAACTACATGCAGTACTTCTAACACCTCATCACATTCTCCTATGCCTTTAAGCCTCTGCCCATCCAGTTCTCCTTGTCTGAAAGCCTTGTCTGCCTGTTCGTCTAGGAAAATCCCATGTATTCTTCAAGCTTCATCTGCTTTTGTTCATCCAAGCAGAGGTACCCTTCTCTCCTCTGCCACGTACATACCTCTATTATTATATGTTCCTTCAATCAACAGTTTCATTGAGTCTCTGCTGCTAATCAACCACTATGCAAGGTATTAtgtacataaagataaataacaGACTTTCTCTCCATTTACCCCGACCCCAACCCAACTATCCTGGAAGCTTGTTGGGGATGGGGAtaatcttattcatctttgtatccccagcATAATGCCTTGCATGTAACAGGAGTTCAATTAATTCCtgttgaaaaaaacaaatgaagcatTAACCAGACTCTTCACTCCCTCATGCCCCTCAGCACTTAATGTACCAAGTGTAAACTGAGTAGTTGTTTTGCAAATGTCCCATCAGTGCCTGTGATGCAGAACGGCCTACCTCCTTCATTTGACTGGaagctccctgaaggcaggggctgtggcctgtctcttttccttcctctagaTCTCCCCCTGGTGTTTAATACAGAGCTTGGCTCACTGGGCTGGTCAATATGTTGACTAAGGCAGCATTCAAGAGTGAAACTGCAAACACGCTTCCCAGTGATCTTGAAGGAGGAGGATTCTATAGCTTTTTACCTGAGCCATGCTGATTTCTCACTTAATGCAACCCAAAAGTTCAGGAGTTTGTTGATCCACCTTTCCTAAGACACTGTTGTTTGAAGAACTGTCACCAAATCACTGTAACAACTCCTTCGTGTCCTTTCAGTCCTGCTGCCATATTGAACTGCCTTTGTCTTCAAACAGAACTTAGTGTCCTCCAAAGGGAAGATAGATGTTTCAAGAATCCCTGGACTCGGCCTGGCTCCTGCCTATGATCTGAAGAAGTCTGCCAGTCTTGGTTTTCCAACTGAATCCTCTTGTTGAAGTTCACGATCTGTTTCAGAAACCTGAAACCAGAAAAGGAGATGGGGCTGTTAGGTGCAACATTCTCAGGCCATACGACCTgctggaccttttttttttttttttttttttttttgtgaccgTGGCCGCTCTCTGTGAACCTCAGAAAGAGGACATTAGTTAAGCAGAGTTTTCTTTCTAGGTCAGGAGAAGAAACTGGCCTCCAGGGCA from Mustela lutreola isolate mMusLut2 chromosome 8, mMusLut2.pri, whole genome shotgun sequence includes these protein-coding regions:
- the ZNF740 gene encoding zinc finger protein 740 isoform X1, which gives rise to MAQASLLACEGLAGVSLVPTAASKKMMLSQIASKQAENGERAGSPDVLRCSSQGHRKDSDKSRSRKDDDSLAEASHSKKTVKKVVVVEQNGSFQVKIPKNFICEHCFGAFRSSYHLKRHILIHTGEKPFECDICDMRFIQKYHLERHKRVHSGEKPYQCERCHQCFSRTDRLLRHKRMCQGCQSKTSDGQFSL
- the ZNF740 gene encoding zinc finger protein 740 isoform X4, with translation MMLSQIASKQAENGERAGSPDVLRCSSQGHRKDSDKSRSRKDDDSLAEASHSKKTVKKVVVVEQNGSFQVKIPKNFICEHCFGAFRSSYHLKRHILIHTGEKPFECDICDMRFIQKYHLERHKRVHSGEKPYQCERCHQCFSRTDRLLRHKRMCQGCQSKTSDGQFSL
- the ZNF740 gene encoding zinc finger protein 740 isoform X2; this encodes MKEASLLACEGLAGVSLVPTAASKKMMLSQIASKQAENGERAGSPDVLRCSSQGHRKDSDKSRSRKDDDSLAEASHSKKTVKKVVVVEQNGSFQVKIPKNFICEHCFGAFRSSYHLKRHILIHTGEKPFECDICDMRFIQKYHLERHKRVHSGEKPYQCERCHQCFSRTDRLLRHKRMCQGCQSKTSDGQFSL
- the ZNF740 gene encoding zinc finger protein 740 isoform X3; its protein translation is MAQASLLACEGLAGVSLVPTAASKKMMLSQIASKQAENGERAGSPDVLRCSSQGHRKDSDKSRSRKDDDSLAEASHSKKTVKKVVVVEQNGSFQVKIPKNFICEHCFGAFRSSYHLKRHILIHTGEKPFECDICDMRFIQKYHLERHKRVHSGEKPYQCERCHQDGSSMRQRFCPSGSPFYPQPQELYLP